In the genome of Nymphaea colorata isolate Beijing-Zhang1983 chromosome 9, ASM883128v2, whole genome shotgun sequence, one region contains:
- the LOC116261296 gene encoding serine carboxypeptidase II-2, with product MDKWGSLVVLLGILLVFFLEVKGTTLVEDGDPISQQEKDRVLELPGQFFNVSFAHYAGYVTVDEEAGRALFYWFFEAVDDPSSKPLVLWLNGGPGCSSIAYGEAEEIGPFHIKPDGRTLYLNPYSWNQEANILFVDSPVGVGFSYAHNTEDLLNNGDRRTAEDSLNFLKNWFKRFPQYKGRDFYITGESYAGHYVPQLAHAIVRYQSSTGKNDISLKGYMVGNALTDDFYDHLGVFQFMWSTGLISDQTYKLLNVFCDFQSFVHTSDQCDSVLELAEKELGNIDEYSIYTATCQISNATFSSRLHRKMHSFGRISEQYDPCTEKHSTIYFNLPEVQEALHVNPAFAPPHWETCSDMVSEHWKDSPRSILPIYHELIKLGLRIWMFSGDTDAVIPVTSTRYNIDALGLPPVTPWRAWYVDGQVGGWSQGYKGLTFVTVRGAGHEVPLHRPKQALVLFKAFLSGSTMPSSPPHFQLVDSI from the exons ATGGACAAATGGGGTTCTCTGGTTGTGCTCCTGGGCATCCTGCTGGTGTTCTTCTTGGAAGTCAAAGGCACCACCCTTGTGGAAGATGGGGATCCCATTTCCCAACAAGAGAAGGATAGGGTGCTTGAGCTACCTGGCCAGTTCTTCAATGTAAGTTTTGCTCATTATGCTGGGTATGTTACAGTTGACGAGGAAGCTGGGAGGGCTCTGTTTTATTGGTTCTTTGAGGCTGTGGACGACCCATCGTCAAAGCCTCTCGTCTTGTGGCTTAATGGAG GTCCTGGCTGTTCTTCTATTGCTTATGGAGAGGCTGAAGAGATTGGTCCTTTCCATATCAAGCCAGACGGAAGGACCCTTTACTTGAATCCATACTCATGGAATCAAG AGGCCAACATCCTCTTCGTAGATTCACCCGTTGGTGTTGGTTTTTCTTATGCACACAATACTGAGGATCTATTGAACAATGGAGATAGACGAACTG CGGAAGACTCcctaaattttctgaaaaattggTTCAAGCGGTTTCCGCAGTATAAAGGAAGAGATttctatatcactggggagagcTATGCAG GACACTATGTTCCTCAGCTGGCACATGCTATAGTGAGATATCAAAGCTCAACTGGCAAAAATGATATCAGCCTTAAAGGTTACATG GTTGGAAATGCACTTACAGATGATTTCTATGATCATTTGGGGGTTTTTCAGTTTATGTGGTCAACTGGTTTGATATCTGATCAGACATACAAGCTGCTTAACGTTTTTTGTGATTTCCAGTCCTTCGTGCATACTTCTGACCAGTGTGATAGTGTTCTTGAACTTGCTGAGAAAGAACTTGGAAATATTGATGAATACAGTATCTATACTGCTACCTGTCAAATAAGCAATGCAACTTTCTCGAGTCGGCTGCACAGAAAAATGCAC TCATTTGGTCGAATAAGTGAACAATACGATCCTTGTACTGAGAAACACTCAACCATCTACTTCAATCTGCCTGAGGTCCAAGAAGCACTACATGTGAACCCTGCATTTGCACCTCCACACTGGGAAACTTGCAG CGACATGGTTTCTGAACATTGGAAGGATTCTCCAAGATCGATTCTCCCTATATACCATGAGCTTATTAAATTGGGCCTTCGGATTTGGATGTTCAG TGGTGATACAGATGCTGTTATCCCTGTTACATCAACAAGATATAACATAGATGCTTTGGGGCTTCCCCCCGTGACTCCTTGGCGTGCTTGGTATGTTGATGGGCAG GTAGGAGGATGGAGTCAAGGATACAAGGGGCTAACATTCGTAACTGTGAGAGGTGCGGGCCATGAAGTTCCTTTGCATAGACCAAAGCAGGCTCTTGTACTCTTTAAGGCATTTCTATCTGGAAGCACAATGCCGTCTTCACCACCACATTTTCAATTGGTTGATTCAATATAA
- the LOC116261541 gene encoding uncharacterized protein LOC116261541 isoform X2 has product MASNFDRWEKDPFFPAAEEVQDSADRMESTFREWAHDREKNLSSHELQRELQTGLGTTKWQLEEFEKAVGLGKNSQAKGTVARHKQFVVALRGQISRIEDSLKESVLKDGKTSLPWVQFDEGERDELALFLAGDSGSHGRVGVIGGMDDKPGTLDKESSVQKSGVLQTSRDEGRCDLNYAVVLDLADASNVREKDDRRLNGGKSERIMNGHRRAASANADFGVWKIAVADDELLAASPSKIVNLSGLIKHIEASSKLKWSKNGFKKMKNADHHLTDNVLGCRSHPLSRAMHACYERSSSCLDSCSIEPEISYDKQLHGWLGAIQRQLQRSQYHIQYSRHFQVAFWLILAVCLIGVVELLVIVFAGRFGGRRPQNL; this is encoded by the exons ATGGCTTCGAATTTCGACCGGTGGGAGAAGGATCCCTTCTTCCCCGCCGCTGAGGAGGTCCAGGATTCCGCTGatag gatGGAATCGACGTTTAGGGAGTGGGCGCATGATCGCGAGAAAAATTTGAGCTCTCATGAGCTGCAAAGAGAGCTCCAAACCGGCTTAGGTACCACCAAATGGCAG TTGGAGGAATTTGAGAAGGCTGTTGGATTGGGCAAGAACAGCCAGGCCAAGGGAACGGTGGCCAGGCATAAACAATTCGTCGTTGCACTACGAGGTCAGATTTCTAGGATTGAGGATTCATTGAAGGAATCAGTTCTCAAGGATGGCAAGACTTCTCTTCCTTGGGTACAATTTGATGAAGGGGAGCGCGATGAGCTTGCCTTGTTTCTTGCTGGAGATTCGGGCAGCCATGGGCGTGTTGGGGTCATTGGAGGAATGGATGACAAACCAGGGACGTTGGACAAAGAGTCTTCGGTACAGAAGTCTGGTGTATTACAAACAAGCAGGGATGAAGGACGTTGTGATTTGAATTATGCTGTTGTCCTCGATTTGGCTGATGCTTCTAATGTTCGTGAAAAGGACGATAGGAGGCTTAACGGTGGTAAGAGTGAGCGGATTATGAATGGGCATAGGAGAGCTGCAAGTGCAAATGCTGATTTCGGGGTGTGGAAGATTGCTGTTGCTGATGATGAGCTTTTAGCAGCATCTCCGTCCAAGATCGTTAACCTTAGTGGCTTAATCAAGCACATTGAGGCTTCCTCCAAGTTGAAGTGGTCAAAGAATGgcttcaagaaaatgaaaaatgcgGATCACCATCTAACTGATAATGTCTTGGGATGTCGATCTCATCCATTGAGCAGG GCTATGCATGCATGTTATGAAAGAAGCAGCAGCTGCCTTGATTCATGCAGTATAGAGCCTGAAATTTCTTATGACAAGCAACTTCATGGGTGGCTTGGAGCAATCCAGAGGCAGCTTCAAAGATCACAATACCACATTCAATATAGTCGTCATTTTCAAGTAGCATTTTGGTTGATACTGGCAGTTTGCTTGATTG GTGTGGTTGAATTGCTTGTCATTGTATTCGCTGGGAGATTCGGCGGCAGGAGACCACAAAACCTATAA
- the LOC116261541 gene encoding uncharacterized protein LOC116261541 isoform X1, with protein sequence MASNFDRWEKDPFFPAAEEVQDSADRMESTFREWAHDREKNLSSHELQRELQTGLGTTKWQLEEFEKAVGLGKNSQAKGTVARHKQFVVALRGQISRIEDSLKESVLKDGKTSLPWVQFDEGERDELALFLAGDSGSHGRVGVIGGMDDKPGTLDKESSVQKSGVLQTSRDEGRCDLNYAVVLDLADASNVREKDDRRLNGGKSERIMNGHRRAASANADFGVWKIAVADDELLAASPSKIVNLSGLIKHIEASSKLKWSKNGFKKMKNADHHLTDNVLGCRSHPLSRAMHACYERSSSCLDSCSIEPEISYDKQLHGWLGAIQRQLQRSQYHIQYSRHFQVAFWLILAVCLIGFITMSFIDQVYKCFGKKIFEASCS encoded by the exons ATGGCTTCGAATTTCGACCGGTGGGAGAAGGATCCCTTCTTCCCCGCCGCTGAGGAGGTCCAGGATTCCGCTGatag gatGGAATCGACGTTTAGGGAGTGGGCGCATGATCGCGAGAAAAATTTGAGCTCTCATGAGCTGCAAAGAGAGCTCCAAACCGGCTTAGGTACCACCAAATGGCAG TTGGAGGAATTTGAGAAGGCTGTTGGATTGGGCAAGAACAGCCAGGCCAAGGGAACGGTGGCCAGGCATAAACAATTCGTCGTTGCACTACGAGGTCAGATTTCTAGGATTGAGGATTCATTGAAGGAATCAGTTCTCAAGGATGGCAAGACTTCTCTTCCTTGGGTACAATTTGATGAAGGGGAGCGCGATGAGCTTGCCTTGTTTCTTGCTGGAGATTCGGGCAGCCATGGGCGTGTTGGGGTCATTGGAGGAATGGATGACAAACCAGGGACGTTGGACAAAGAGTCTTCGGTACAGAAGTCTGGTGTATTACAAACAAGCAGGGATGAAGGACGTTGTGATTTGAATTATGCTGTTGTCCTCGATTTGGCTGATGCTTCTAATGTTCGTGAAAAGGACGATAGGAGGCTTAACGGTGGTAAGAGTGAGCGGATTATGAATGGGCATAGGAGAGCTGCAAGTGCAAATGCTGATTTCGGGGTGTGGAAGATTGCTGTTGCTGATGATGAGCTTTTAGCAGCATCTCCGTCCAAGATCGTTAACCTTAGTGGCTTAATCAAGCACATTGAGGCTTCCTCCAAGTTGAAGTGGTCAAAGAATGgcttcaagaaaatgaaaaatgcgGATCACCATCTAACTGATAATGTCTTGGGATGTCGATCTCATCCATTGAGCAGG GCTATGCATGCATGTTATGAAAGAAGCAGCAGCTGCCTTGATTCATGCAGTATAGAGCCTGAAATTTCTTATGACAAGCAACTTCATGGGTGGCTTGGAGCAATCCAGAGGCAGCTTCAAAGATCACAATACCACATTCAATATAGTCGTCATTTTCAAGTAGCATTTTGGTTGATACTGGCAGTTTGCTTGATTG GATTTATCACTATGAGCTTCATAGATCAGGTATATAAATgctttggaaagaaaatttttgaagctTCATGCTCTTGA